From a region of the Corallococcus coralloides DSM 2259 genome:
- a CDS encoding twin-arginine translocase TatA/TatE family subunit has translation MLGTGEFLVLGFILLVVFSAARMGQLGNAVGKFVYSFRKASRGEDLVDVKHLPHSRRGTTDADYTEGSSKDRRS, from the coding sequence ATGTTGGGCACCGGAGAGTTCCTCGTCCTCGGCTTCATCCTGCTGGTGGTCTTCTCGGCCGCCCGGATGGGGCAGTTGGGCAACGCGGTGGGCAAGTTCGTCTACTCGTTCCGCAAGGCGTCTCGCGGCGAGGACCTGGTGGACGTGAAGCACCTGCCCCACTCGCGCCGGGGCACCACCGACGCGGACTACACCGAAGGCTCCTCCAAGGACCGCCGCTCCTAG
- a CDS encoding glycerophosphodiester phosphodiesterase, translating to MLLLAHRGASADAPENTLEAFAEAVRQGADGVELDAMVCGSGEVVVCHDERLDRLAGQPWEVRTTPWWKLSRADVGTPLGFAPARIPLLEEVLDALPEHFLVNIELKCDRFDDGGLAAGVARLLRERDLSGRVVVSSFNPLCLFRLAEVAPTLRRGFLIDPDKPWALQAYALSPLVSSHSVHPFHEACTPERVTAWNDAGLRVAAWTVDDPRRARELRDLGVSYLITNRPGRVREALR from the coding sequence ATGCTCCTGCTCGCTCACCGTGGTGCCAGCGCCGACGCTCCCGAGAACACCCTGGAGGCCTTCGCGGAGGCCGTGCGCCAGGGCGCTGACGGCGTGGAGCTGGACGCCATGGTGTGCGGCTCCGGCGAGGTGGTGGTGTGTCACGACGAGCGCCTGGACCGCCTGGCGGGGCAGCCCTGGGAGGTGCGCACCACGCCCTGGTGGAAGCTCTCCCGCGCGGACGTGGGCACGCCCCTGGGCTTCGCCCCCGCGCGCATCCCGCTGCTGGAGGAGGTGCTGGACGCGCTGCCGGAGCACTTCCTGGTCAACATCGAGCTGAAGTGCGACCGCTTCGACGACGGCGGCCTGGCGGCGGGCGTGGCGAGGCTGTTGCGCGAGCGCGACCTGTCAGGCCGCGTGGTGGTGTCCAGCTTCAACCCGCTGTGCCTCTTCCGGCTGGCGGAGGTGGCGCCCACGCTGCGCCGGGGCTTCCTCATCGACCCGGACAAGCCCTGGGCGCTGCAGGCGTACGCGCTGAGCCCGCTGGTGTCCTCGCACTCGGTGCACCCCTTCCACGAGGCGTGCACGCCGGAGCGCGTGACGGCATGGAACGACGCCGGCCTGCGCGTGGCGGCGTGGACGGTGGACGACCCCCGGCGCGCCCGCGAGCTGCGGGACCTGGGGGTGTCCTACCTCATCACCAACCGCCCGGGCCGCGTGCGGGAAGCCCTGCGCTGA